The sequence ATTCATAGAAAATTACTCCTTAAAGTTAGGGTGAACGATGGCACCTTGATGTGTTAGCGCTGTGCTTTTTATAATCTCATCGTCCCAATTGATGGTAATGGGTGCGGTATCATTTGGCTGAAGAATTTTAAAGAAATTCAACAAATTTCGTGCGTAAAGCTGGCTGGCGCTGTTGGCGACAAGGCTTGGCATATTAAAAGGGCCAACAATTTTGACATCGTGCTTGACGACCGTTTTTCCATGCTCGGCCCCAACGCAGTTGCCGCCCGTTTCCGTTGCCAGATCAATAATAATCGAATCGGGTTTCATGTTTTTCAGCATTTCATCTGTGATCAGGATTGGCGCTGGTTTGCCCGGAATTTGGGCCGTTGTAATAACGATGTCTTGGGTTTTGAGCGTGTCCAAAAGTTTTTGGGCCTGGGCCTTTTTATAGTCATCACCCATTTCACTGGCATATCCACCACTGCCATCGCCGGTTTCGGTTGAATCAACGGAAATGAATGTGGCACCAAGGCTTTCGACCTGTTCCTTGGCTGCCGTTCGAACGTCAAAGGCAGAAACAATTGCACCCAAACGCCGTGCTGTGGCGATGGCCTGCAACCCTGCAACCCCGGCACCCAGTACCAATACGCGGGCTGCTGGAACGGTGCCAGCGGCGGTCATCATCAATGGAAACGGGCGCCCGAACAGAAAGGCAGCCTTAACAACGGCTTTGTATCCTGAAAGGTTGCTTTGGGATGATAAAACATCCATGGTTTGTGCCCGTGTAATGCGTGGTAACAATTCCAAGCTAAACGAGGTTATTTTTTTCGTCGCTAGTTTTTTCAAAAGCGGCTTATTTTGATAGGGTTTTAGCATTCCAATAACAATGGAATTTTCCGGGATTTTCCCAATATCGCTTTCTGAAAGGGGCGAGACGGTCAGGAAAACATCTGCTTTGTCCAAAAGTTTGCTTTTTTCCTTTTCGGACACACATCCAGCGTTTTCATAATCCTCGTTTAAAAATCCAGATTCTTTACCCGCATTTTTTTCGATGTACACTTGGTGGCCGGATTCAATAAACTTTTTTGCCACGTCAGGGCTGAGGGCAACACGCCGTTCATGCGCCGCGGTTTCCTTTAGGACGACAATTTTCATAAGCCTTAATCACCTGCATTTTAATAAAACTAGTCTTATTATAGAGCTTTTTGAGCAGGAATAAAGGGGGGAATTAAAAAGCTTTGGGAGTGAACTGACAGAAAGAGTTGTTGGCTTGCCCTGAGCTCGACGTAAGAGTCGTATCAAAACAGCGCCCACCGTAGTTTTCCTTCGGCTTGACCGAAGGATCCAGCTGATAAAGATCGTTTTCTTTCTCTGGACCCTATGGTCAAGCCATAGGGAAGCTTGCTTTTATCTGGGTTTATTGACTTTTTACGTCGAACTCAGGTTATTTAGTCAAGGCCGTACTTCTCTTCGATCTCCTCAAGGGTATACGTTTTTTTCCCTGATTCTAAATACTCCTTATAGGCGGCCGCAGCCCATTCATGCTCTGCTTGGTCCTCCAAGAACTTTGTTAATGCTTTTTTGACATAATAACTTTTAGTGCGATTGGTTTGGGCTGCTAAACGATCCAGCTTTTCTTCTGTTGCTTTTGATAAACGGACAGAAAGCATGATGTACCACTCCTTTTCTTTGTTTCTATGTAGATTGTAACACATGTCATACAAAATTAAAAGCATACTTCCATAATGCGGTGCAGGGTGGTTGGTAAAAAATCGACATAATGTTAACATATAATTAACACATGCTCCCCAATTGATATATTCATTAGTAATTATGAAGTGGTTAGTATTATGATTCGTATTTTCATACTTATTCTTTTGTTATCTGTGCGCGGTAATTCTTATGCTGCTAGTAATTATACAGAACAGGACCAGATCCCCTTGTCGTTGGTTCCGCGTTTAACGATTCCGTTCAAGGTCTTTAGGGAGGGGCTTGCGGCAGAATTTACCCCAGATGAATTTGACTGTGATGACACGCGAACACCCAATGTTCGGATACAGTTAACAGGGAAACGAGTCACGCGGGAACGTCTCAGTCTTCCGAAGTTATCGACAGAAGATTTTGAAATCGCACTCAAAGCGCTTCAGGATGATTTTGTTTTTCAAATTGTCCTGTCTAATGATCATGAAACCTTAACATATGGCAGTGATGTTTTTGAGTGCCCTGTTAGCCAAGAGGAAAGTTTTTTTCATAAGCTATACTCCATCAACCAAAGATACATTACATCACACAAGGATGCTTTGTTTTTTCTGGATTTTGTTCACGAAAAGATTTGTGATTCCCATCCAGTTTTTTTTAAAAATAGAATTATCGACCTGAACGAAAGGAGGCAACAAACAAAGACGATGTTACTCCGATCCTTTGAAAGGCCGAACAGCGTTAGCAGTCATTTAGACTATTGTGAATGCGCCCAGTGTCTTGCTGAAAATCAAGAATAATTGTGATTTTTTATGGCAAGCATAAAGGGGCTCTGCTATAGTGCATTCGGAAGGTCGTTCTGGACAAGAAAGTCGCCAATCCGGTCAGATTCGGAAGGAAGCAGCCGTAACGATCCCTTTTTGGGTCAGAATCCGACCTTCCACCTGTTCATTCATCAATCAGCTCCGAAATGAACTCAATTTATGGTCTTAGTTTACCGAGTATTAGCGCGAAAATATCGCCCAAAGACCCTAGGGGACCTTGTCGGACAAGAGGTGCTGACAAAGGCGTTGGCCCAGGGGATAGAAAACGATCGCCTACCTCATGCCTTTTTATTGCATGGGATTCGCGGCGTTGGAAAGACCACGACGGCCCGAATTATTGCGCGCGCCCTTAATTGCATTGGCCAAGATGGAAAGGGCGGAATGACCGCCGATCCCTGTGGCGTTTGCGTATCATGCATCAGTATCAATGATGACCGCCATTTGGATGTCATCGAAATAGATGCCGCCAGCCGAACAAGCGTGGATGACATCCGTGAGATTATCGAATCTTGCCGATACAAAGCCGTCACGGGTCGATATAAAATATTCATCATTGACGAAGTGCACATGTTATCCAAAAGCGCGTTCAATGCGTTGCTTAAGACACTAGAGGAGCCCCCAGCCCACGTTAAATTTATTTTTGCCACCACCGAAATTCGAAAAATCCCCGATACGATTATTTCGCGGTGCATGCGATTTGATTTAAAACGAATCGAACCCCTGCAAATTATTCAGCATTTACAGGATATATCAACACGTGAAGGGTTTAAAATCGAACAAGAAGCCCTGGCGTCGTTGGCCAGAACCGCCGATGGATCGATGCGTGATGGATTGTCATTGTTGGATCAGGCGATTGCCTTGACAGTCGGCACAGGGTCCGATTTGATTTCTGCCACAACAGTTAAAACCATGTTGGGGCTTTGCGACAGGCAGGGATTATTTTCGCTGGTCCGTCATCTTTTCACTGGGGACGTCGACAATACGTTGAAAGAAGTGCGTCTGCTTGTTGGAAATGGGGGCGATCCCTCGGTGATTCTTCAGGATATTTTGGATATGCTGTATTGGTTGACCTGCTTGAAAAGCGTCCCTCAGCTGCAAAATGATCCAACCTGGCCAGAGGCTGACAGAACAGAAGGAGTGCAGATTGTGGCTCCGCTTGAAATGCCCACCCTCATTCGGGCGTGGCAATTGTTGCTCAAAGGATTGGAGGAGGTGAATTCGGCTCCCATTCCGGCCCAAGCGTTGGAAATGGTTTTGTTGAGGTTCTGTTACATGGCGGATATGCCGCCTTTGCAGTCTATTTTGGAGTCATTC comes from Alphaproteobacteria bacterium and encodes:
- a CDS encoding Re/Si-specific NAD(P)(+) transhydrogenase subunit alpha; protein product: MKIVVLKETAAHERRVALSPDVAKKFIESGHQVYIEKNAGKESGFLNEDYENAGCVSEKEKSKLLDKADVFLTVSPLSESDIGKIPENSIVIGMLKPYQNKPLLKKLATKKITSFSLELLPRITRAQTMDVLSSQSNLSGYKAVVKAAFLFGRPFPLMMTAAGTVPAARVLVLGAGVAGLQAIATARRLGAIVSAFDVRTAAKEQVESLGATFISVDSTETGDGSGGYASEMGDDYKKAQAQKLLDTLKTQDIVITTAQIPGKPAPILITDEMLKNMKPDSIIIDLATETGGNCVGAEHGKTVVKHDVKIVGPFNMPSLVANSASQLYARNLLNFFKILQPNDTAPITINWDDEIIKSTALTHQGAIVHPNFKE
- a CDS encoding ribbon-helix-helix domain-containing protein; translated protein: MLSVRLSKATEEKLDRLAAQTNRTKSYYVKKALTKFLEDQAEHEWAAAAYKEYLESGKKTYTLEEIEEKYGLD
- the dnaX gene encoding DNA polymerase III subunit gamma/tau — protein: MVLVYRVLARKYRPKTLGDLVGQEVLTKALAQGIENDRLPHAFLLHGIRGVGKTTTARIIARALNCIGQDGKGGMTADPCGVCVSCISINDDRHLDVIEIDAASRTSVDDIREIIESCRYKAVTGRYKIFIIDEVHMLSKSAFNALLKTLEEPPAHVKFIFATTEIRKIPDTIISRCMRFDLKRIEPLQIIQHLQDISTREGFKIEQEALASLARTADGSMRDGLSLLDQAIALTVGTGSDLISATTVKTMLGLCDRQGLFSLVRHLFTGDVDNTLKEVRLLVGNGGDPSVILQDILDMLYWLTCLKSVPQLQNDPTWPEADRTEGVQIVAPLEMPTLIRAWQLLLKGLEEVNSAPIPAQALEMVLLRFCYMADMPPLQSILESFKKNLTSGHSTPRGSQVAAAPPEKMDTDPIVLPPSPIAHPVVPLPATFADLIKMLELAREPLLVGHITHDLHLIDYKPGELSICLGPQAPASFISQLSQVLKQQTQHVWKINLGQSKDHKNLALTLAEQKQEQKNALSNEALTHPVIYSLKQSFPGSTVTFME